The Kineothrix sp. MB12-C1 genome includes a window with the following:
- a CDS encoding signal peptidase II, producing MSYIAMIAAIFGMDFFLKDHMEKTLEEGRDKKKAKGWIILRKHHNKGAFLNTGEKKQKVVAWISLLLTLVLTVFFVITLGAKGKGALKAGLTLLLGGAFSNTYDRLKRGYVVDYVSFGVKWKWFANIIFNVSDFFIIIGAFVTALSLGNN from the coding sequence TTGAGTTATATTGCGATGATAGCGGCGATTTTCGGTATGGATTTCTTTTTGAAAGATCATATGGAGAAGACGTTGGAAGAAGGGCGGGATAAGAAAAAGGCGAAGGGATGGATTATACTTCGCAAACATCACAATAAGGGAGCCTTCCTGAATACCGGAGAGAAGAAGCAGAAGGTGGTAGCGTGGATTTCCTTATTACTTACCCTCGTACTGACCGTATTTTTCGTTATAACTCTGGGAGCGAAGGGAAAAGGGGCTTTGAAGGCAGGGCTTACCCTTTTGCTGGGCGGGGCTTTCAGCAATACCTATGATCGGCTTAAGCGGGGATATGTGGTGGATTATGTAAGCTTTGGTGTGAAGTGGAAGTGGTTTGCAAATATTATTTTTAATGTTTCTGACTTTTTTATTATAATAGGCGCCTTTGTTACTGCGCTGTCCCTGGGAAATAATTAA